GACGCCGTCTTCGCCGCGATGACCGACCCGGCGCTGATCCCGCGCTGGTGGGGCTCGCGCCGGTTCGACACCACCGTCGAGGAGATGGACGTGCGCCGCGGCGGCAGCTGGCGGTTCGTCACCCGGCACCGCGAGGGCCCCTCGACGCCGTACACCTTCCGCGGCGTCTACCACGACGTCGTCCCCGGCTCGCTGATCGTGTCGACGCTGCAGTTCGAGATGGGCGGGCCGGGACACCTGCAGCTCGTCACCGACACCTTCGAGCCCGACGGCGACGGCGGCACCCGCTACCTCAA
This Jiangella alba DNA region includes the following protein-coding sequences:
- a CDS encoding SRPBCC domain-containing protein codes for the protein MPRTTEVLFEPGRQDIVVTRGFAAPPDAVFAAMTDPALIPRWWGSRRFDTTVEEMDVRRGGSWRFVTRHREGPSTPYTFRGVYHDVVPGSLIVSTLQFEMGGPGHLQLVTDTFEPDGDGGTRYLNVALFQSVADRDGWIPTGMETGIRESHDLLDQLLGATR